In Paracoccus jeotgali, the following are encoded in one genomic region:
- a CDS encoding DUF6441 family protein has protein sequence MKLRAEFTDLARLMADEVKAGEKAVHFGIRDAGVALKTVWRGQVTGAGLGQRLARTIRSETWPKHKHSMNAASMVWTRAPVIVSAHDTGPLIRSRDGFWLAIPSEAAGKSRTGKRPTPGEWERRTGMRLRFVYRPNGPSLLIAEGRIAKGGRAVASRSRTGRGLTSIPIFLLVPQVKLRKRLDLEKPAQAALAALPAAILRKWSDMP, from the coding sequence GCGGACGAGGTGAAGGCTGGCGAAAAGGCGGTGCATTTCGGGATCAGGGACGCGGGCGTCGCGCTCAAGACCGTCTGGCGCGGCCAGGTCACCGGCGCGGGTCTCGGCCAGCGCCTCGCGCGCACGATCCGTTCCGAGACCTGGCCGAAGCACAAGCACAGCATGAACGCGGCCTCGATGGTCTGGACGCGCGCGCCGGTGATCGTCAGCGCCCATGACACTGGGCCGCTGATCCGGTCCCGCGATGGCTTCTGGCTGGCGATCCCGTCTGAGGCCGCCGGCAAGAGCCGCACGGGGAAGCGCCCAACGCCGGGCGAATGGGAGCGCCGCACCGGAATGCGGCTGCGGTTCGTCTATCGCCCGAACGGCCCGAGCCTACTGATCGCCGAGGGCCGCATCGCCAAGGGCGGCCGCGCCGTCGCGTCGCGGTCCAGGACTGGACGCGGCCTGACGTCGATCCCGATCTTCCTGCTCGTGCCGCAGGTCAAGCTGCGCAAGCGGCTCGACCTCGAGAAACCCGCGCAGGCGGCGCTAGCGGCGCTGCCCGCCGCCATCCTGCGCAAATGGAGCGACATGCCATGA